A part of Streptococcus porcinus genomic DNA contains:
- a CDS encoding TIGR01440 family protein, with amino-acid sequence MIDYKELAKETLEILNDVLDKSNIKAGQVFVLGLSSSEVKGGLIGKESSLEIGEVIVKTLLDELSNRGIYLAVQGCEHLNRALVVEESLAEAKDYEIVNVLPTLHAGGSGQLAAFKYMSSPVEVEEIVAHAGLDIGDTSIGMHVKKVQVPIVPIRRELGGAHVTALASRPKLIGGARAIYKTDAIRKN; translated from the coding sequence ATGATTGATTATAAGGAATTGGCTAAGGAAACCCTAGAAATTTTGAACGACGTTTTAGATAAAAGTAATATTAAGGCGGGACAGGTTTTTGTTTTAGGTTTATCGTCAAGTGAAGTTAAAGGTGGCTTGATTGGTAAGGAGTCAAGCCTTGAAATTGGTGAGGTTATCGTCAAAACGCTATTGGACGAACTATCTAATCGAGGGATTTATCTAGCTGTTCAAGGATGCGAACATTTAAATCGTGCTTTGGTTGTGGAGGAAAGCCTTGCAGAAGCTAAAGATTATGAAATTGTAAATGTTTTGCCTACTCTTCATGCTGGTGGTAGTGGTCAGTTAGCTGCTTTTAAATATATGTCCAGTCCTGTTGAAGTTGAGGAAATCGTAGCTCATGCTGGACTTGATATAGGCGATACCTCGATTGGAATGCATGTGAAAAAAGTCCAAGTTCCAATTGTCCCAATCAGAAGAGAGTTAGGAGGAGCTCATGTAACAGCCCTAGCTAGCCGACCTAAATTAATTGGAGGGGCACGAGCAATCTATAAAACAGATGCCATTCGAAAAAATTAA
- a CDS encoding bifunctional hydroxymethylpyrimidine kinase/phosphomethylpyrimidine kinase yields the protein MKTNYILAISGNDIFSGGGLYADLATFNYHQLHGFLAVTCLTAMTESGFEVYGTERDIFENQLKSLDAVPFSAIKLGLLPNTTIAELAFSFVKAHSDIPIILDPVLVCKENHDVEVSALREEMLKFFPYATIITPNLVEAELLAQKSISTLDDMKDVAKVLHQLGAKNLVIKGGNRFSQERALDLFYDGKDFQILEFPILTRNNVGAGCTFASSIASYLVKGESPLEAVQKAKNFVYQAIQHADDYGVKQNYD from the coding sequence ATGAAGACTAACTATATTTTAGCTATTTCCGGAAATGATATTTTTAGCGGGGGTGGTCTTTATGCTGACTTAGCGACGTTTAACTATCATCAGCTTCATGGCTTTTTAGCAGTTACCTGCCTCACTGCCATGACGGAATCTGGTTTTGAAGTTTATGGAACAGAGCGAGATATATTTGAAAACCAGTTAAAGAGTCTCGATGCTGTTCCTTTTTCAGCTATTAAACTAGGACTTCTACCAAATACTACAATTGCTGAGCTGGCTTTTAGCTTTGTCAAAGCCCATTCTGACATCCCAATCATTCTTGATCCTGTCTTAGTTTGTAAGGAAAATCACGATGTAGAGGTCTCTGCCTTGAGAGAAGAAATGCTAAAATTTTTCCCCTATGCCACGATTATTACTCCAAACTTGGTAGAAGCTGAGCTATTGGCACAAAAATCTATAAGTACTCTAGACGATATGAAAGATGTAGCTAAGGTTCTTCATCAATTAGGAGCTAAAAACCTAGTGATTAAAGGTGGAAACCGTTTTAGTCAAGAACGGGCTTTAGATCTCTTTTATGATGGGAAGGATTTTCAAATTCTAGAATTTCCTATTTTGACTCGGAATAATGTTGGTGCTGGATGTACTTTTGCCTCTAGTATTGCTAGCTATTTGGTAAAAGGAGAAAGCCCTCTTGAAGCAGTTCAAAAGGCTAAAAACTTTGTTTATCAGGCTATCCAACACGCAGATGACTATGGAGTGAAACAAAATTATGACTAA
- a CDS encoding SAM hydrolase/SAM-dependent halogenase family protein, with protein MSNNLLVLQSDFGLVDGAVSAMVGVALQEDQAVQVHHLTHDISPYNIFEASYRLFQTINYWPEGTTFVSVVDPGVGSKRKSVVALTKNNQYIVTPDNGTLSYIKKHIGIDAIREISEVKNRRKNTEFSYTFHGRDVYAYTGAKLASGHISFEEVGPELSVDAIVEVPVVNTVINEGIVSGVIDILDVRFGSLWTSITRAEFQHLSPEFGDRFEVTIFNNDMLVYQNQVTYGKSFADVRIGQPILYINSLYRVGLAINQGSFAKAYNIGVGQNWHLDIKKMS; from the coding sequence ATGTCTAATAATCTACTGGTTTTACAATCTGACTTTGGCTTAGTCGATGGAGCAGTTTCTGCCATGGTTGGTGTAGCCTTGCAAGAAGACCAAGCTGTTCAAGTTCATCATCTAACCCATGATATTTCACCTTATAATATTTTTGAAGCCTCTTATCGTCTCTTCCAAACTATTAATTACTGGCCCGAAGGTACTACTTTTGTTTCCGTAGTTGACCCCGGAGTCGGTTCAAAACGTAAAAGCGTTGTTGCCTTAACTAAAAATAATCAATACATTGTTACACCTGATAATGGCACTCTTTCTTACATAAAAAAACATATTGGTATTGATGCAATTAGAGAAATTTCGGAAGTGAAAAACAGACGTAAAAATACTGAATTTTCCTATACTTTCCACGGTAGAGATGTTTATGCTTATACGGGAGCAAAACTTGCCTCTGGACATATTTCTTTTGAAGAAGTCGGACCGGAGTTATCGGTTGATGCTATTGTTGAGGTTCCTGTTGTCAATACTGTAATCAATGAGGGGATCGTGAGTGGTGTCATCGACATCTTAGATGTTCGATTTGGCTCTTTATGGACATCAATAACCAGAGCAGAATTTCAACACCTTAGTCCTGAATTTGGTGATCGTTTCGAAGTTACTATATTTAATAATGATATGCTAGTTTATCAAAATCAAGTAACCTATGGAAAGTCATTTGCTGATGTTCGCATTGGTCAACCAATTCTTTACATTAATTCACTTTACCGTGTCGGTTTAGCTATCAATCAAGGCTCTTTTGCAAAAGCTTATAACATTGGTGTCGGACAAAACTGGCATCTTGATATCAAGAAAATGAGCTAA
- a CDS encoding ECF-type riboflavin transporter substrate-binding protein, with product MNNLSIKTVVAIGIGAALFIIIGIFVPITVFTNTTISLQYAVQALFAVVFGPIAGFFIGFFGHMLKDMISYGSVWWSWVIPSALVGLGIGFLQKKLKLTQGIFTKKDIFLFNITQIVVNIISWALVAPLGDVLIYHEPANKVFTQGLFAGLANIVTIGIGGTLLLVAYTNTRTKSGSLTKD from the coding sequence ATGAATAACTTATCCATTAAAACCGTTGTTGCTATTGGCATCGGTGCTGCTTTGTTTATTATCATTGGTATTTTTGTACCTATTACCGTTTTTACCAATACAACAATCTCTTTACAGTATGCAGTACAAGCTTTATTTGCTGTTGTTTTCGGCCCAATAGCTGGTTTTTTCATTGGTTTCTTTGGTCATATGCTTAAAGATATGATTTCTTATGGATCAGTTTGGTGGTCCTGGGTTATCCCTAGCGCACTTGTTGGGTTAGGTATTGGTTTCTTACAAAAAAAATTAAAATTGACACAAGGCATTTTTACCAAAAAGGACATTTTTCTATTTAATATTACTCAAATTGTTGTAAATATTATTTCTTGGGCTCTTGTTGCACCGCTAGGTGATGTACTTATTTATCATGAGCCAGCTAATAAAGTTTTTACCCAGGGGCTTTTTGCAGGCCTTGCAAATATTGTTACAATCGGTATTGGTGGAACCTTACTCTTAGTTGCTTACACCAATACTCGTACCAAATCAGGTAGCTTGACAAAGGATTAA
- a CDS encoding aspartate kinase, whose amino-acid sequence MKVTKFGGSSLANAEQLRKVLNIVKTDPDRKFIVVSAPGKESPNDQKITDALIAYHDAYVTGGSLQNIQENIINRFKKIIEALELSQKLLDAITSDIKGLAQLPIENNPFLYDTFLASGENNNAKLIAEYFRNNDLKARYLNPGAAGLIVSNEPQNARILPASYDKMEKLREYDGILVIPGFFGITKEGQICTFSRGGSDITGSLIAAAISADLYENFTDVDGMFAAHPGVVKKPHSIKELTYKEMRELAYAGFTVLHDEALIPAYRGQVPLVIKNTNNPDHPGTKIVLDRSTDKNPVVGISGDDQFISINMSKYLMNREVGFGRKVLQILEDLHIRWEHMPTGIDDLSIVIREREITPIKEKEILTYLTHNLEVDEVSVTKNLSIIMIVGENMKSHVGVTATATKALSENKINITMISQGSSEVSVMFVVDSKDEKKAIKALYQAFFN is encoded by the coding sequence ATGAAGGTCACAAAATTTGGCGGAAGTTCTCTAGCCAACGCAGAACAATTAAGAAAAGTACTAAACATTGTAAAAACTGATCCTGATCGAAAATTTATTGTAGTTTCTGCACCCGGTAAAGAGAGTCCAAACGATCAAAAAATAACTGATGCCTTAATTGCTTATCATGATGCTTACGTTACTGGGGGTTCACTACAGAATATCCAAGAGAATATCATCAATCGATTTAAAAAGATTATTGAAGCACTGGAACTTAGTCAAAAGCTATTAGATGCTATCACAAGTGACATTAAAGGATTAGCACAATTACCCATCGAGAACAATCCCTTCTTATATGATACATTTTTAGCTAGCGGGGAAAACAATAACGCTAAACTAATCGCCGAATATTTCCGTAATAATGACTTAAAAGCAAGGTATCTTAACCCTGGAGCTGCTGGCTTAATAGTTTCTAATGAACCACAAAACGCCCGTATACTCCCAGCAAGCTATGATAAAATGGAAAAGCTCAGAGAGTACGATGGTATCTTAGTCATTCCTGGTTTCTTCGGGATTACCAAAGAAGGACAAATTTGTACCTTTTCACGAGGCGGTTCAGATATCACCGGTTCGTTAATAGCTGCAGCAATTAGCGCAGATCTCTATGAGAACTTCACAGATGTCGACGGTATGTTTGCCGCACATCCAGGCGTTGTTAAAAAACCTCACTCCATCAAAGAATTAACTTATAAGGAAATGCGAGAACTCGCCTATGCAGGCTTTACCGTCCTCCACGATGAAGCTCTAATACCGGCTTACAGAGGACAAGTTCCTCTTGTTATTAAAAACACCAACAATCCTGACCATCCCGGAACAAAAATTGTCCTTGATCGCAGCACCGACAAAAATCCAGTAGTCGGAATTTCAGGTGATGATCAATTCATTAGTATTAACATGTCCAAATATCTCATGAATAGAGAAGTCGGATTTGGTCGTAAAGTTTTACAGATTCTAGAAGATTTACATATTCGGTGGGAACACATGCCTACTGGTATCGATGACCTCTCTATCGTCATTCGAGAAAGGGAAATAACCCCAATCAAAGAAAAAGAAATTTTAACCTATTTAACTCATAATTTAGAAGTTGATGAGGTATCTGTGACAAAAAACCTTTCCATCATCATGATTGTAGGTGAAAACATGAAGAGTCATGTCGGTGTAACTGCCACTGCAACTAAAGCACTGTCAGAAAACAAAATCAATATCACCATGATTTCTCAGGGCTCAAGTGAAGTTTCTGTCATGTTTGTCGTTGACTCTAAGGATGAGAAAAAAGCCATTAAGGCTCTCTATCAAGCTTTTTTTAACTAA
- a CDS encoding peptidoglycan bridge formation glycyltransferase FemA/FemB family protein — MANRYVIKIGISAEEHDTFVKASKQINLLQSSYWAKVKHHWQHERIGVYHDSQLIASMSLLIKSLPLGLSMIYIPRGPVMDYNNRDLVVFVVNMLKDYAKQKNALVIKCDPALIFKQYKLSDSIRDIRKSSQDAIDAMIDAGAKWSGLTVQMSETIQPRFQANCYLDKDLVETFPKHTKRLMADARKKGVEVYRASPSDLTAFAHVVSLTEDRKHISLRDLDYFKQLMTIYGDDAYLHLAKVNIPTQLNYLQTELLEVEHNLRFVESHQKKKLRKLNDQKEALLKNISECEKFSKMYSQEVVIAGILSIAYGQSMEMLYAGMNNDFKKYYPQYLLYPKVFEDAYHHGIKWANMGGVEGDLSDGLTKFKANFDPSIEEYIGEFNIPVSPLYHPFNLFYKCHKHFRFFRHRFLCK, encoded by the coding sequence ATGGCAAATCGTTATGTGATAAAAATAGGTATTAGTGCTGAAGAACATGACACTTTCGTCAAAGCAAGTAAACAAATCAACTTATTACAAAGTAGTTATTGGGCTAAGGTTAAACATCATTGGCAGCATGAACGAATCGGAGTTTATCATGATAGTCAGTTAATAGCTTCCATGTCACTATTGATTAAGTCCTTACCATTAGGATTGTCCATGATTTATATCCCTCGTGGACCAGTCATGGACTATAATAACCGGGACCTAGTCGTTTTTGTTGTTAACATGCTTAAGGATTATGCGAAACAAAAAAACGCCCTCGTGATTAAGTGTGATCCAGCGCTTATTTTTAAACAATATAAATTGAGTGACTCTATCCGGGATATTCGTAAATCTAGCCAAGATGCTATAGATGCTATGATTGATGCTGGGGCCAAATGGTCCGGCTTAACAGTGCAAATGTCTGAAACAATTCAGCCGCGTTTTCAAGCAAATTGTTACCTTGACAAAGATTTAGTAGAAACATTTCCTAAGCACACCAAACGTTTAATGGCAGATGCTAGGAAAAAAGGAGTTGAAGTATATCGAGCTTCTCCCAGTGATTTAACAGCTTTTGCACACGTAGTCTCCTTAACAGAAGATAGAAAACATATTAGTTTACGAGATTTAGATTATTTTAAACAACTAATGACGATCTATGGTGATGACGCTTACTTGCACTTGGCTAAGGTTAATATTCCTACCCAGCTAAATTATCTGCAAACAGAATTATTAGAAGTGGAACATAACTTACGTTTTGTAGAAAGTCATCAAAAAAAGAAGCTTCGCAAATTGAATGATCAGAAAGAGGCTTTACTAAAAAATATTTCCGAATGTGAAAAGTTTTCTAAAATGTATTCTCAAGAAGTGGTGATTGCGGGTATTCTCTCAATTGCTTATGGCCAGTCAATGGAGATGTTATATGCAGGTATGAATAATGATTTTAAAAAATATTATCCTCAATATTTACTTTATCCTAAAGTTTTTGAAGACGCCTATCATCATGGTATTAAATGGGCTAATATGGGAGGGGTTGAAGGAGATCTAAGCGATGGCTTAACGAAGTTCAAAGCAAATTTCGATCCAAGTATTGAGGAATATATTGGAGAGTTTAATATTCCCGTTAGTCCCCTCTATCATCCTTTCAATTTATTTTACAAATGCCACAAACATTTTCGTTTCTTTAGACATCGTTTCCTCTGTAAATAA
- a CDS encoding ECF transporter S component, with protein sequence MTNRKLKMMVLLSILTALTTMLGKFVSIGTPTGFLTLLDAGIYFTAFYLGKREGMIVGALSGFLIDLVSGYPNWMFFSLIAHGSQGYFAGLTGRSRILGLVLSSLAMVSIYFMATIPMYGLGAAVAGIIGNVGQNFLGMLVGYLVYLSFSRVKKVA encoded by the coding sequence ATGACTAATAGGAAACTTAAAATGATGGTTCTATTATCCATCCTAACGGCCCTCACAACGATGCTTGGGAAATTCGTCAGCATTGGTACTCCAACGGGCTTTTTGACCTTGCTTGATGCGGGCATTTATTTTACGGCTTTTTACCTAGGAAAACGTGAAGGAATGATTGTTGGTGCTCTCTCGGGTTTCTTAATTGATTTGGTTTCAGGTTATCCAAACTGGATGTTTTTTAGCCTAATAGCCCATGGCTCTCAAGGTTATTTCGCAGGTCTGACAGGTAGAAGTCGCATTTTAGGTCTTGTCTTGTCATCGCTAGCGATGGTCAGTATTTATTTCATGGCGACTATTCCTATGTATGGATTGGGAGCTGCTGTCGCAGGAATAATTGGCAATGTCGGCCAGAATTTTTTGGGAATGTTGGTTGGTTATTTGGTTTATCTGAGTTTTTCTAGAGTTAAGAAAGTAGCTTAG
- a CDS encoding ABC transporter ATP-binding protein, translating to MTNAIQFKNFSFKYDAQSLPTLSNLNLTIEKGQKVLIIGPSGSGKSTIGNCLNGIIPNHFKGEHSGSLLINDKEAFDLSIYEKSKLVSTVLQDPDGQFIGLSVAEDIAFALENDCVPQSEMNNHINYWSKILDISDHLAKRPQDLSGGQKQRVSLAGVLVDESPILLFDEPLANLDPRSGLDTIDLIDRIHKSTQATTIIIEHRLEDVLYRHVDKIILINDGIILFDGTSNQLLASNILEQNGIREPLYLTCLRDLGFDIRTLGQLDQLDNLNLPPVTTLTSPKREEAHIPKEPLLSLQNVTFSYDKDHPILDNVNLNLNRGERVAIVGQNGAGKSTLAKIMCQFLEGNFTMTYGGKDISRDSIKERADRIGYVLQNPNQMISKSAIFDEVAEGLRLRGFTEEEITHKVNETLKTCGLYPYRNWPISALSFGQKKRVTIASILVLGAEIIILDEPTAGQDKKNYTEIMNFLNQLHQNGHTIVMITHDMQLMMEYADRAIVLSHGRIIADDKPENILSDEDILNKAYLKKTSLFHLAEKTACNPIDMTRYYIAKERGRHASEIDRLP from the coding sequence ATGACTAATGCTATCCAATTCAAAAATTTCAGTTTTAAATATGACGCTCAATCCCTACCGACACTTTCAAATCTTAATCTAACTATAGAGAAGGGGCAAAAAGTGCTCATTATCGGGCCCTCTGGCAGCGGTAAGTCAACAATTGGGAACTGTTTAAATGGGATTATCCCCAACCATTTTAAAGGTGAACACAGTGGCTCTTTGCTTATCAACGATAAAGAAGCTTTTGATTTATCTATTTATGAAAAATCAAAATTAGTATCAACTGTTCTCCAAGATCCCGACGGACAATTTATTGGACTTTCGGTAGCTGAAGATATCGCCTTTGCTTTAGAGAATGATTGTGTACCGCAGTCAGAGATGAATAACCACATCAATTATTGGAGCAAAATACTTGATATAAGTGATCATCTAGCTAAAAGGCCTCAAGACCTTTCTGGAGGACAAAAGCAGAGGGTGAGTTTGGCAGGGGTTCTAGTCGACGAGAGCCCCATCCTCTTATTTGATGAGCCATTAGCTAATTTAGATCCAAGGTCCGGACTGGATACCATCGATTTGATTGATCGTATTCATAAGAGTACCCAAGCAACCACCATCATCATTGAACATCGTTTGGAAGATGTTCTTTATCGCCATGTTGATAAAATCATCTTAATTAATGACGGTATTATTCTCTTTGATGGAACCTCTAATCAACTGCTCGCTAGCAATATCCTTGAGCAAAATGGCATCAGAGAACCACTATACCTAACTTGTTTACGTGATCTCGGCTTTGATATTAGAACCTTAGGCCAGCTTGATCAACTTGATAATCTAAACTTACCACCTGTTACAACACTAACTAGTCCAAAACGAGAAGAAGCCCACATCCCCAAAGAGCCTCTCCTAAGCCTCCAAAACGTAACCTTCAGCTATGATAAAGATCACCCTATCCTTGACAATGTAAATTTAAATCTAAATAGGGGAGAAAGAGTAGCTATTGTTGGACAAAACGGTGCCGGAAAATCAACTTTAGCAAAAATCATGTGTCAATTCCTTGAAGGTAACTTCACTATGACCTACGGCGGAAAAGATATCTCTAGGGATTCCATTAAGGAACGTGCGGATAGAATAGGCTATGTCCTACAAAACCCCAATCAGATGATTAGCAAATCTGCCATATTTGACGAAGTAGCTGAAGGGTTACGCTTACGTGGCTTTACAGAAGAAGAAATAACACACAAAGTCAATGAAACATTGAAAACCTGTGGCTTATATCCCTATCGCAATTGGCCTATCTCTGCCCTTTCTTTTGGACAGAAAAAAAGGGTAACGATTGCTTCTATTCTTGTTCTAGGAGCAGAAATTATTATTTTAGACGAACCAACAGCCGGACAAGATAAGAAAAACTACACTGAAATAATGAATTTTCTGAACCAACTTCACCAAAATGGCCATACCATTGTTATGATTACGCATGATATGCAATTAATGATGGAATATGCCGATAGGGCTATTGTCCTCAGCCATGGCCGCATCATCGCAGATGATAAGCCTGAGAACATCCTTTCAGATGAAGATATTCTTAATAAAGCCTATTTAAAAAAGACTAGTTTATTCCATTTAGCAGAAAAAACAGCTTGCAATCCAATTGATATGACAAGATACTATATTGCAAAAGAAAGGGGACGACATGCCTCAGAGATTGATCGGTTACCATAA
- a CDS encoding gamma-glutamyl-gamma-aminobutyrate hydrolase family protein has product MKKPIVGITGNVSKEKSKDTWENGITRTYSSTVFLDIVLKTGGLPIILPIGSEQTVKDYVTMVDKLILTGGQHVSPHFYGEKRSIKSDDYNEDRDVFESQLIMEALKQNKPILAICRGAQLVNVVLGGTLNQSISNHWQEQAPNQAHQSIHVSKDSILFPIYGNSSQVNSLHIQSIKKLAPELKAIAWDNKDQTIEAVYSRKHRLLGLQWHPELLLSTKPENQAIFDFFVNQL; this is encoded by the coding sequence GTGAAAAAACCGATTGTCGGAATAACTGGGAATGTCAGTAAAGAAAAAAGCAAGGATACTTGGGAAAATGGAATCACTCGAACTTATAGTTCAACTGTTTTTTTAGATATCGTCCTGAAAACGGGTGGTTTGCCTATCATTTTACCAATCGGTTCAGAACAGACGGTCAAAGATTATGTGACAATGGTTGATAAATTGATTCTAACTGGAGGTCAACATGTCTCCCCTCACTTTTATGGTGAAAAGCGGAGCATTAAAAGCGATGATTACAATGAAGATAGAGATGTTTTTGAGAGTCAATTAATTATGGAAGCACTCAAACAAAATAAGCCCATACTAGCGATTTGTCGTGGTGCCCAACTAGTCAATGTTGTCTTAGGTGGAACTTTAAATCAGTCTATATCTAACCATTGGCAAGAGCAAGCACCAAATCAGGCTCACCAATCTATCCATGTCTCTAAAGATAGTATTTTGTTTCCTATTTATGGAAATAGTAGTCAGGTTAATTCACTACATATACAGTCTATAAAAAAATTAGCTCCTGAATTGAAAGCAATCGCTTGGGATAATAAAGATCAGACTATTGAGGCTGTATATAGTCGTAAACATCGCCTATTAGGTTTACAATGGCATCCAGAATTACTCTTATCAACAAAACCGGAGAATCAGGCAATTTTTGATTTTTTCGTTAATCAATTGTAA
- the truA gene encoding tRNA pseudouridine(38-40) synthase TruA — MIRYKAVISYDGSQFSGFQRQTKARTIQEEIEKTLMRLNKGKFIAIQGAGRTDAGVHAYGQVIHFDLAERRDLEKLRFALDTQTPEDIDVISVEEVSNNFHARYSKHLKTYEFIVDVGRPKNPMMRKYATHYPYPLDFSLIELAIKDLVGTHDFTGFTAAGTSVENKVRTLYQADCSFDSHRQCLIFTFTGNGFLYKQVRNMVGTLLKIGNQRMPVEQVRIILEQKNRQLAGPTIAGNGLYLKEIIYED; from the coding sequence ATGATTAGATATAAAGCTGTTATTTCTTATGATGGAAGCCAGTTCTCTGGGTTTCAACGCCAAACAAAAGCTAGAACCATTCAAGAAGAAATTGAAAAAACTTTAATGCGTCTAAATAAAGGAAAATTTATTGCCATACAGGGTGCAGGCCGAACTGATGCTGGAGTACATGCCTATGGACAAGTTATCCATTTTGATTTAGCCGAAAGGCGTGATCTTGAGAAACTAAGATTTGCTTTAGACACACAGACTCCTGAAGATATAGACGTCATAAGTGTGGAAGAGGTTTCTAATAATTTTCATGCCAGATACTCGAAACACCTCAAAACCTATGAATTTATCGTTGATGTCGGACGACCTAAAAATCCTATGATGCGTAAATATGCCACGCACTACCCTTATCCATTGGATTTTTCATTGATTGAGCTAGCTATTAAAGATTTAGTTGGAACTCATGACTTTACTGGCTTTACTGCAGCTGGAACAAGTGTTGAAAATAAGGTCCGCACACTTTATCAAGCAGATTGTAGTTTCGATTCTCATAGGCAATGCCTCATTTTTACCTTTACTGGAAATGGCTTCCTTTATAAGCAAGTCCGTAATATGGTTGGCACCCTATTGAAGATTGGGAACCAGAGAATGCCAGTTGAGCAGGTCAGAATTATTCTTGAGCAAAAAAATAGGCAGTTAGCCGGCCCCACAATAGCTGGGAACGGCCTCTATTTAAAGGAGATTATCTATGAAGACTAA
- a CDS encoding energy-coupling factor transporter transmembrane component T family protein, producing the protein MPQRLIGYHKTGTFIHQLSGASKLIFFILVSVACMTTYDTRLILFIGLLSLYLLRTAKIPWKNISFVISFVTFFAIMNILMVYLFAPTYGQEIYQSQTVLLKGWGNYNLTSQELFYLFNLGLKYFSTVPLAILFLTTTHPSQFASSLNQIGLPYKVAYALSLTLRYIPDVQEEFHTIRTSQEARGLELSQKAKLIDRIKGNLQIIIPLIFSSLERIDTVSTAMELRRFGKEKRRTWYSAKPFTKADYLAVGLALFIVLITILLFFSNHGRFYNPFS; encoded by the coding sequence ATGCCTCAGAGATTGATCGGTTACCATAAAACCGGAACATTTATTCATCAGTTATCCGGCGCCAGCAAGCTGATCTTTTTTATATTAGTCTCTGTTGCCTGCATGACAACTTACGATACCCGTCTCATTCTTTTTATTGGACTACTATCCCTTTACTTATTAAGAACGGCTAAGATTCCTTGGAAAAACATATCATTCGTCATTTCATTCGTGACTTTCTTTGCTATCATGAATATCCTTATGGTTTACCTTTTTGCACCGACCTACGGACAAGAAATTTATCAGTCACAAACAGTCTTGCTAAAAGGCTGGGGAAACTATAATCTGACTAGCCAAGAACTATTTTATTTATTCAATCTCGGTTTAAAATACTTCTCAACCGTCCCACTAGCTATCTTATTTCTAACTACTACTCACCCCAGCCAATTCGCCTCTAGTTTAAATCAAATTGGCTTACCATACAAAGTTGCCTACGCCCTTAGCTTGACTTTACGCTATATCCCAGATGTGCAAGAAGAATTTCACACTATTCGAACATCACAGGAGGCCCGTGGTCTTGAATTATCCCAGAAAGCTAAATTAATTGACCGGATTAAAGGTAACCTGCAAATCATTATTCCACTTATTTTCAGTTCTTTAGAACGAATTGACACCGTCTCTACAGCTATGGAACTGCGTCGTTTCGGCAAAGAGAAGAGACGAACTTGGTACAGTGCCAAGCCTTTTACTAAAGCAGATTATTTAGCTGTTGGACTTGCGCTATTTATCGTCTTAATTACCATCCTTTTATTTTTTAGTAATCATGGACGATTTTATAATCCCTTTTCGTAA